The Theileria parva strain Muguga chromosome 1, complete sequence, whole genome shotgun sequence DNA window tatatattaaaaacaCTATTATTTGAATCAAATTACACcattttgttttattttaaaataattatatgtatTATACTTTGGTAAAAGATGCAAAGAACTGtatcatttaaaaaaaataaaaataatgttatttatgTTGGAAATTTACCAAAACAACTCACTGAAGAACAGTTAAAGacatattttaatcaatttGGAGATgtcattaaaattagacTATTTAAATCTAGGAAGGTATGAACAATTTTCTGTTTGCCCATTTAATAACATGTATAGACTAATAGATCGAGAGGATATGCTTTTGTCCAGTTTGAAGACCATGAAATCGCAAAGATCGCAGCTGAAACTATGGATAAATACCTAATTGACGGTAAAAGCCTTAAGGTTCACGTCAAAGAAGGGGATCAAATAGTCAAGCATCTATTTAAAGTATGTTTTACAAATTCATGTACTTTATTAAGGATTATTATTAGatactatatacttgaTATATAAATTCTTTTATATATGAAAATAGAAAGGAAAAAAGGTGTTGGTAAAGGAGAGCAAGGTAAGGTTCTTGAACACGAAATTGGAGTTGGTGTCGAGAAATTTTCAGACTAAACTAGAGAAAGTGTTAGATTCCATAATAAACGGAAATAAAGATGACTCGAAAAAGGAAATAAAGTcttttatcaaaaaattaaatgtgaaaattgaaaaattaaaggatAAACAGAAGAGCCTTGGTACAGATTTGTGTAACAGAGAGATTGAAGTCTATTCTAAGGCTCTATCAGCCTTAAAGaatcatttaaattcataatttatctatctttttatttatttgttgTAATTTGTGTATGTAACTGTGGGTCGTAAACATTccatttaataaattaaatttcaataaaataataataatgtataatattctgtaatatttaaataaaactttatattttgtttctataaaatgaattataaTGAGAAGATAATCCAGGGATTTGCATCAGTTCTTTGCACAGATAAACTGATATTTCTTGGACTCCTAGGTCCTAACTCAAAGGTGTCAATTTTTAAGTTTCAAGATGGCTCTTTTGATATTAAATTCGTTGGATTCTTATCGCCTTTAATAGGCACCGTAACGAAGATGCTTTTTACCAAAAATGATTCTAAACTCATTTGTAAAACTAATTGCGGGTAAATTACTATTAGTTATTATGATacaattgtatataataataatatgaatCTTTAGGTATATATATGTATGGGATATAAGTGATGAAACTATTAATACATTGGAATCTCTCACTAATAACCCACTTTATATTGATGGTTATATACCAATTGACTCAAGAGTTACACCTGTGGCAATTATCGAACCTAATAATTCAGCAGATTGTGCTGACGTTGACCTTTTATACAATGATACCCTTATAGGTATTTTAAAACGGCTTGTATTTGCTTTTTAGGAGTTGAAAAGTGGCctgaattaaatataaatctaTATGATTACAGCAGAGGAAACAAGTTAACAACATTTTCTTCCCTCTTAGGAGATGATTTTGACAAAAAAAAGTATATTAGAAGCTTAAAATCTGACAGTCAATTCTCAACTTTTGATGGTGTTAAAGGACAATGGGTAGCGGTTGGGTCTGATTCAGGTACATTGCATTTATGTTTTTTGCCAGAATTTGATAAACCAACTGAACAAAGTGATAAAAGTGATGTTTTCAAAGAGCTTAAAGAGAGTCTCAAAATATGTTCTTTTAACATAATGGAAAATGTTAACATAAACACAATAGGTTGGAGATTTAGGAATAAAACTTCAGTTAACCTAACAGTACTATGTGGATGCTCAGATGGAACCCTTAGATGTTGTATTCTAAACTCTGAATCTTCCCAGTTAAAGTTATCTAAGAATGTTTCCTACTCATACGCAAAAGCCTCAATTTCAGGTTTctttttgtatattattagaaCTACACTACtccattattattttttggaaaattatattaaaaagttatatataataaaaggTTAATTAGTGGTTAGGAACGGTGAATAGAATAATATGTGTTAGAGATTCTAAGACGGGAACACCCTTTGTTATTGGTTCTTGTAATATTATAGGAGAGATAGGGAACTTTGAGTTCGGAGATTTAGCCACAAACTGTGTTTTTGAGGGCGTTTACCAGAGACTTGTGCAGGATGTGTCAGACGACATCGTCTCATTCGCAAAAGTACAAGACTTCATTACTGATTTGTGCATCTCTCCACAAAACAACTTTGTAATCTTAGTATCCTCTAACGAAAATGTGTATCTCTGTCCTGAAAATACACAATATGAGGAGAGAGGGGCTCCCTGGAACAAACCACTCAAACTAAACTGGAAAACTCCAGAATTCTCCAAATTTctcaataattaattttttaacatttttcattatattaaatattttaaagctttagttgtaattttagcgatttaaatttaatttgttaggCGTTATACACATCATCAAGTGATTTATGacaaaatataaagttTTGCTTATTTAATGTTAGGAAGATGAAAATTTGTTTCAGAGTTGGAAAGAATAACAGCTTGGCTGTTCTCAGAAAGTTAAGAATTTATGGTTCCAGGTACAAGATAGAGAAGATTCAAAAGTTATGTGAAAACTTTGAAAAGGCCTGTTGGAGGAGTGTTAGAGTAGCAGAAGAAAGCGCGTATATGCGAAAATATCACTTCCTCAAACATTGCATGAATGTTATTAATTCATATAGACAAAATAAACTATACACACCTTCCGCTTATGATTCCGACCCTACGCGCTTCAAACTATCGcaatatattttaaataaatacgATTTGGACAATGCTAAAGCTTGTTTAGATACGGCAAACAAAATACTAAACCTTGTATTTACCTAGATTATTTAGACTACCTAAACACCTCTTTcagtgttaataatatttaataggTTACGAATGTCAATGACATAAATGATGACCCTAGCTCTAATATTACTAAGGAAACTGAAGAAAATAACGATTTAATTAGGCAATTGGATGTAACATCGTTAATTAGAGGAATGGATAATCAAACATTAAACCAAGATGTAGAAAAGCTAAAGAATATAATCACAAAATTAGAAGAAAAGGTTCAACTACTTGATAAGTATGGTAAGGATCCTCACGTTATTGGATACTCAAAATCTCAACTAGAATCAATGATTaaactttaatatttggaatgtatatataacaCATTAGtctttaaaattgtaaattgaACAGGTTTTAAAGTTAACATAATTTGCAAACAGGTAAAATGTcatttttgattttttttaaaatgtccTTGTCGTGTTTTTTCCACCGCTTGACTTCCAAATCAGTGTAAGTAAACTTAACGAGTAAATTAAACTCCTTTTTTGAGAAAATCCCTTCAACCGAATCTGAAGGAATTTTTGCCAATATTTCAAGGTCAAGGTCAAGGTCGTTTTCTTCATTCTGGGTGAGTTTTTGTTGGTCTAGAATGTGATGCCTGAACTTGCGAGCCATGCGCAACAGGGTTCTCCTGATGCAGTATCTAGTGTACATGAGAGGGACTTGAGGGAACTTGTTCTTGAAGTCAACCTCGCTGAGAAATTTTAGGTTGATGGAATTAGGCCTTTTCAGGAGCTTACGCATCCATCTAAAACAAATCCTAGAAACCATTGTTGGACTGAAACCTTCGTAGACTGTAGTGTAAACTTTGGGTAAAATGGTCATATTGAAGTGTATTCTGAGCCTAGTGATGGAATAGTCGGGAAATTTCTTCTGTACTTTGGCCCAGGGAACGTTTTCCAGTGATAAATTCTTATCCTTGCTCATAATGTCCCTTACGATATCGTAAAGTTTTTGCTGAAAAGCAGGTGTAACCTCCACGGTATCATTGTTAGTATTCTTTGATGAGCCTTTTGCCTGCCTTCTGGTCATTTTTCCTATCTTGGAGATCTTATCAGCTTCTGAAAGTTCGGAACTTTGAACCACAGACTTAAACTTGTCAATATAATGCTTAATCTCACGAAACTTGTCATGGATCTGCTCAGGACTCCTCTTTAACTGCTTAGTTACTGATTTCCAACAGTTGATTCCGGACTCTTCATTAAGA harbors:
- a CDS encoding Myb-like DNA-binding domain protein — encoded protein: MSERNSPTSPRSTKFDNDFKSGKFTKEESDKIKKAIDDFISENYRCSREAALKRLIKKRGNIPSPLIYIAQEVLPHRHPRSVYNFFRRHILYNKTGRWTNEELFALLKTYFLNEESGINCWKSVTKQLKRSPEQIHDKFREIKHYIDKFKSVVQSSELSEADKISKIGKMTRRQAKGSSKNTNNDTVEVTPAFQQKLYDIVRDIMSKDKNLSLENVPWAKVQKKFPDYSITRLRIHFNMTILPKVYTTVYEGFSPTMVSRICFRWMRKLLKRPNSINLKFLSEVDFKNKFPQVPLMYTRYCIRRTLLRMARKFRHHILDQQKLTQNEENDLDLDLEILAKIPSDSVEGIFSKKEFNLLVKFTYTDLEVKRWKKHDKDILKKIKNDILPVCKLC
- the nifk gene encoding uncharacterized protein (or RNP domain; RBD; RRM), with product MQRTVSFKKNKNNVIYVGNLPKQLTEEQLKTYFNQFGDVIKIRLFKSRKTNRSRGYAFVQFEDHEIAKIAAETMDKYLIDGKSLKVHVKEGDQIVKHLFKKGKKVLVKESKVRFLNTKLELVSRNFQTKLEKVLDSIINGNKDDSKKEIKSFIKKLNVKIEKLKDKQKSLGTDLCNREIEVYSKALSALKNHLNS